A window of Pyrobaculum aerophilum str. IM2 contains these coding sequences:
- the fbp gene encoding fructose-1,6-bisphosphate aldolase/phosphatase translates to MKITVSIIKADVGGFPGHAHVHPKMLEYAAAKLKEAQRKGVIIDYFVYNVGDDISLLMTHTKGEDNPDIHGLAWETFREITEQVAKKYKLYGAGQDLLKDAFSGNVRGMGPQVAEMEFDERPSEPLVVFAADKTEPGAFNLPLYKMFADPFNTAGLVIDPSMHEGFIFEVLDVVEHKVYLLKTPEESYYLLGLIGTTGRYIIRKVFRRADGAPAAANSVERLSLIAGRYVGKDDPVMMVRAQSGLPAVGEILEAFSHPHLVHGWMRGSHAGPLMPARFISVDPERRIAIGAKMTRFDGPPKVGALGFQLHDGYLEGAVDLFDDPAFDYVRQVAAQIADYIRRMGPFQPHRLPPEEMEYTALPKILAKIKAYPADQYEKERRKYVEALVKGQKAEEAHHD, encoded by the coding sequence ATGAAAATCACTGTATCAATAATTAAGGCCGATGTGGGCGGATTCCCAGGACACGCGCACGTTCATCCCAAAATGCTTGAATATGCAGCGGCAAAGTTAAAAGAGGCCCAGAGAAAGGGGGTAATAATCGATTACTTTGTGTACAACGTGGGAGACGACATATCTCTTTTAATGACGCACACAAAGGGCGAGGACAACCCAGACATACACGGCCTCGCGTGGGAGACCTTCAGGGAGATAACTGAACAAGTGGCCAAGAAGTACAAGCTGTACGGCGCCGGCCAGGACTTGTTAAAAGACGCCTTCTCGGGCAACGTGAGGGGCATGGGCCCGCAGGTGGCGGAGATGGAGTTTGACGAGAGGCCCAGCGAGCCTCTGGTGGTCTTCGCCGCCGATAAGACTGAGCCGGGTGCTTTCAACCTCCCGCTGTATAAAATGTTCGCAGACCCCTTCAACACCGCGGGTCTCGTCATTGATCCCTCAATGCACGAAGGCTTTATTTTCGAAGTTCTCGACGTAGTTGAGCACAAGGTATACCTATTAAAAACTCCTGAGGAGTCGTACTACCTACTGGGCCTCATTGGCACAACGGGCAGGTACATAATCAGGAAGGTGTTTAGAAGGGCGGACGGCGCCCCCGCCGCGGCTAACAGCGTGGAGAGGCTGTCGCTTATAGCCGGCAGATATGTCGGCAAAGACGACCCCGTTATGATGGTAAGAGCCCAGTCGGGCCTTCCCGCTGTGGGGGAGATACTAGAGGCGTTTTCGCACCCGCATTTAGTACACGGCTGGATGAGGGGGAGCCACGCGGGGCCCTTAATGCCAGCCCGCTTTATTTCTGTGGACCCAGAAAGGAGAATAGCAATTGGCGCCAAGATGACTAGGTTTGACGGACCGCCCAAAGTAGGCGCCTTGGGCTTTCAACTACATGACGGCTATTTAGAAGGCGCCGTGGATCTCTTCGACGACCCGGCCTTTGACTATGTGAGACAAGTCGCCGCTCAGATAGCCGATTATATACGCCGCATGGGGCCCTTCCAGCCGCACAGACTCCCGCCCGAGGAGATGGAGTACACGGCATTGCCTAAAATACTGGCCAAAATAAAGGCGTATCCTGCAGATCAATATGAAAAGGAGAGGAGGAAGTACGTTGAGGCCTTAGTGAAGGGACAAAAAGCAGAGGAGGCGCATCACGACTAG
- a CDS encoding glutamine-hydrolyzing carbamoyl-phosphate synthase small subunit yields MEDGSVFAGRLIGAEKIAVGEVVFTTSVVGYPQTLTDPSYKGQIITFTMPLIGNYGVSEDQLESDGIKAEGVVLFEATFPSHYKSVMSLEEWLASSGVPGVARVDTRALVQMLREHGVMMGAIGPEDPAVLMEALRKSPHYEDVVYVDMVSVKEPVLLGEGRLCIGVVDCGVKRSIVREFLKRGVRVKLVPCRRTELAFDCDALFISNGPGNPKLLDFLSAKVSEYVEYKKPLMGICLGHQVIAMALGAGIYKLKFGHRASNKPVRDIRFTGRTYITTHNHGYAVDPRGTDLKVWAVQPDDGTVEGLYHERLPILTTQWHPEASPGPQDTRWVFDKFLKLVERHGH; encoded by the coding sequence TTGGAAGACGGGTCGGTATTTGCAGGGCGTTTAATAGGCGCTGAGAAAATAGCAGTGGGCGAGGTGGTATTCACGACTTCAGTCGTCGGCTATCCTCAGACGCTGACTGATCCAAGCTATAAGGGGCAGATAATCACTTTTACAATGCCGCTTATAGGCAACTACGGCGTATCTGAGGATCAGCTGGAGTCAGATGGGATTAAGGCCGAGGGCGTGGTCTTGTTTGAGGCCACATTTCCAAGCCATTATAAGTCAGTTATGTCGCTCGAGGAGTGGCTTGCGTCGTCGGGCGTGCCGGGCGTCGCCAGAGTGGATACAAGGGCGTTAGTGCAGATGTTGAGAGAACACGGAGTAATGATGGGCGCCATCGGCCCGGAGGATCCCGCCGTCTTGATGGAGGCTCTGCGCAAGTCTCCGCATTATGAAGATGTGGTTTATGTGGACATGGTGTCTGTAAAAGAGCCTGTGTTGCTGGGAGAGGGCAGGCTGTGTATCGGCGTTGTTGACTGCGGCGTGAAGAGGTCAATTGTGAGGGAGTTTTTAAAGAGGGGGGTGAGGGTGAAGCTGGTGCCGTGCCGCCGCACTGAGCTCGCGTTTGACTGCGACGCGCTGTTTATTAGCAACGGGCCGGGGAACCCCAAGCTGTTGGACTTCCTGTCTGCCAAGGTGTCTGAGTATGTGGAGTATAAAAAACCGCTTATGGGGATATGCCTAGGCCATCAAGTTATTGCAATGGCATTAGGCGCCGGGATTTATAAACTTAAATTCGGACACCGCGCGAGTAATAAGCCTGTGAGGGATATTCGCTTCACTGGGAGGACTTACATCACTACTCATAACCACGGCTACGCCGTTGATCCCAGGGGGACTGATCTCAAGGTGTGGGCTGTTCAGCCCGACGACGGGACTGTGGAGGGGCTCTATCACGAGCGCCTCCCCATTCTGACCACGCAGTGGCATCCCGAGGCGTCGCCGGGGCCTCAAGACACAAGATGGGTTTTTGACAAATTCCTCAAGCTAGTGGAGAGACATGGACATTAA
- a CDS encoding tRNA(Ile)(2)-agmatinylcytidine synthase, whose translation MRVYLGIDDTDSHSGGCTTYVGYLLAREVLRKWGPGAFADFPRLVRLNPNVPFKTRGNAAVSLALNVPEGDVEELWKLAIDVVENNARREGKTDPGVAMAVGEIPWKARLLYKIALTQVVSKSAAQRAGLLIWGGRGIIGAVAAVGADLTKSTFELLAYRGGERRPIPPSLVKLIEAFTFPFTFHNLDGRRVLIEPKGPDPVYYGIRGITPQHLLYAKSILESHGYRPAGWVIYRTNQAVDAHIEDGVFFNEPTPYSYYKIRGVVIEAKRIRGRHVVGRLDNGLVFVAYRHLGKLATELEKCVMCDVVLYGGLKPRAGGLYLYVERAHVLGRYVRVKTRCPYCGGSLESTGRGWRCRKCGTRFRHIQIKWLYDHSARRTLLPRPGEWRHLLKPPGLDAAIAGFFSPHDVEWIG comes from the coding sequence ATGAGAGTTTATCTAGGCATTGACGACACAGACAGCCACAGCGGGGGCTGTACTACTTACGTAGGGTATTTACTGGCAAGAGAAGTTTTGAGGAAGTGGGGCCCTGGGGCTTTTGCCGACTTCCCCCGCTTAGTTAGGCTGAATCCAAATGTGCCTTTTAAGACCAGGGGAAACGCCGCGGTGTCGCTGGCGCTTAACGTGCCGGAGGGCGACGTGGAGGAGCTCTGGAAGCTGGCTATTGACGTTGTTGAAAACAACGCAAGGCGCGAGGGCAAGACCGACCCCGGCGTGGCAATGGCCGTTGGCGAAATTCCATGGAAGGCGCGTCTTTTGTATAAAATAGCCTTGACTCAAGTGGTCAGCAAATCGGCGGCTCAGAGGGCCGGCTTGTTAATATGGGGAGGGAGGGGCATTATAGGCGCCGTGGCGGCGGTGGGGGCCGATCTCACTAAATCAACCTTTGAGCTTCTCGCCTACAGAGGAGGGGAGAGGAGGCCCATACCCCCAAGCCTTGTGAAATTAATAGAGGCGTTTACCTTCCCTTTTACATTTCACAACTTAGACGGCAGGCGCGTGTTAATTGAGCCCAAGGGGCCCGACCCTGTTTACTACGGCATCAGAGGCATAACTCCACAACACCTCTTGTACGCGAAGTCCATCCTTGAGAGCCACGGGTATAGGCCCGCGGGGTGGGTGATATATAGGACGAATCAAGCGGTAGACGCGCATATTGAAGACGGCGTGTTTTTTAACGAGCCAACGCCCTACTCTTACTACAAGATTAGGGGCGTTGTAATTGAGGCCAAGAGGATAAGAGGAAGACACGTCGTGGGGAGGCTGGACAACGGGCTTGTATTCGTCGCGTACCGACACTTGGGAAAGCTGGCGACTGAACTGGAGAAGTGCGTAATGTGCGACGTGGTTCTCTACGGCGGGCTGAAGCCGCGGGCGGGGGGCCTCTACCTCTACGTAGAGCGGGCCCACGTCCTCGGCAGATATGTGAGAGTAAAGACCAGGTGTCCATACTGCGGGGGCTCTCTCGAGAGCACTGGCAGGGGGTGGAGGTGTCGCAAATGCGGCACTAGGTTTAGACATATTCAAATAAAGTGGCTTTACGACCACTCGGCGAGGAGAACTCTCTTGCCCAGGCCTGGGGAGTGGAGACATCTCCTCAAGCCTCCCGGGCTAGACGCGGCAATTGCCGGCTTTTTCTCGCCCCACGACGTGGAGTGGATTGGCTAG
- a CDS encoding ABC transporter substrate-binding protein: MLLKGGLDGVPRVVVSLNPSVNEFLALLGVEIAGRDAFSYRPAELMKVPIVGTFTDLRTEDLKRISPDLIILYYPVQAHLLDVASQIAKAVAAVPTPPNLDAAVAVFRFFARIFDKDEEGDRLAGIYRDLFKGHPFYEDVVAIINLGVYDVACSNSYVADALTKAGLRYLRGLPCVFRHFEKPPKEIIERASFVVYEARGKAYVERETEFLRDREFVVTPNDTLAHYGPSLPLDVKLIADAAAKGERWVGRTSSVVRPSLRDQWYSPYK, encoded by the coding sequence GTGTTGTTAAAAGGCGGGTTAGATGGGGTGCCCCGCGTGGTTGTCAGCCTCAACCCCTCGGTGAATGAATTTCTGGCGCTACTCGGCGTAGAAATCGCTGGGCGCGACGCTTTTAGTTACAGACCGGCCGAGTTAATGAAAGTCCCAATTGTCGGCACCTTTACAGATCTCAGGACTGAGGACCTTAAGAGGATTTCGCCCGATCTTATAATACTTTACTACCCAGTGCAAGCCCATTTATTAGACGTAGCGTCACAAATAGCCAAGGCCGTAGCGGCCGTCCCGACGCCTCCTAATTTAGACGCCGCTGTTGCTGTATTTAGATTTTTCGCGAGAATTTTCGATAAAGACGAAGAGGGGGACAGGCTCGCCGGCATTTACCGCGATTTGTTTAAAGGCCACCCCTTTTATGAAGACGTAGTGGCAATTATAAACCTCGGCGTTTACGACGTCGCGTGTAGCAACTCCTACGTTGCAGATGCGTTAACTAAGGCGGGGCTGAGGTACCTGAGGGGGCTACCCTGCGTCTTTAGACATTTCGAAAAGCCGCCGAAAGAGATAATAGAAAGGGCTAGTTTTGTGGTATACGAGGCCAGGGGCAAGGCCTACGTGGAGAGAGAGACGGAATTTTTAAGAGACCGGGAATTCGTAGTTACGCCAAACGACACGCTGGCGCACTACGGCCCCTCTCTGCCTTTAGACGTCAAGCTAATTGCCGATGCCGCCGCCAAGGGGGAGAGGTGGGTCGGGCGGACGTCTAGCGTAGTGAGGCCCTCTCTGAGAGATCAGTGGTACTCACCCTATAAATGA
- a CDS encoding YkgJ family cysteine cluster protein, with protein MTFKCEPGCALCCKASPVTVLPHEVYILQKYAEKLGVGVVFTPAYKVVDLKSGVRIALSYLMHLDESGACPFLNGTRCMIHDLYKPLTCRSFPYLPKVIRYELNPAAREVHIDVKFVMSTLCPVVRRDLTAADVAKMSSVKIAVKYAPREVEVAVKTLEKRYLYAKILSELWRRGDVELDEEGRHPFYPVINGFAFIRRFYPELTLDKLL; from the coding sequence GTGACGTTTAAATGCGAGCCAGGCTGTGCCCTTTGTTGTAAGGCCAGCCCCGTGACGGTATTGCCGCACGAAGTTTATATTCTCCAAAAATATGCAGAGAAGCTAGGCGTCGGGGTGGTTTTCACTCCTGCCTACAAAGTCGTGGATTTAAAATCGGGGGTTAGAATCGCCTTGTCGTATTTAATGCACTTAGATGAAAGCGGCGCGTGTCCTTTTCTCAACGGAACAAGGTGTATGATCCACGATCTCTACAAGCCCCTGACGTGTCGGTCCTTTCCATATCTGCCCAAAGTCATACGCTACGAGCTGAACCCAGCCGCTCGCGAGGTTCACATAGACGTGAAATTCGTCATGTCCACTCTCTGCCCTGTGGTGCGCCGCGATCTCACCGCGGCAGATGTGGCAAAAATGTCCAGTGTGAAAATAGCCGTTAAATACGCGCCCCGCGAGGTAGAGGTGGCCGTGAAGACACTAGAGAAGCGGTATCTCTACGCGAAGATTTTATCTGAGCTGTGGCGGAGGGGCGATGTGGAGTTAGACGAAGAGGGGAGACATCCGTTCTACCCGGTGATAAACGGCTTTGCCTTTATACGCCGCTTTTACCCAGAGCTGACTCTAGATAAACTCCTATAG
- a CDS encoding 2-oxoacid:acceptor oxidoreductase subunit alpha, with protein sequence MNISFLIGGPQGRGVETASFMFIYGVGSAGYYVYARREFWSNIAGGRHSYVVGTISESWPAPAPGNSVELALMFDGHAVLEHVFHLKKGSYLIYNSEEDSKTPDNYTMMSKALAERLKKFAKENGFEPTVKGYVDYLRQRGVEVIGLPYNKHITEIGRKIGVTSPVMLARFVNTFVVALGAALLGLSEEYVARGVGFALGKKADVIEQNKKVAIEAMKLVEKRIATLKPREPDVKRVFWNGNEASAYGKIVGGIRFVSYYPITPATDDAMTFERLIPYPISKNAGELAKYEKIGAVAFQAEDELAAVAIATGGAIAGARAATTTSGPGFSLMAEALSMAGMMEVGLVVTLWMRSGPSTGQATRQAQQDLLFSLFIGHGEYPKIVYASGDLEEVFLDNIRVANWAEKFRVPVIHLLDKNLSNTFAVMPLPDPAKVKIETVEPVIYPQTREAEAYPLNKVIPPRLLPGVSNAIFHLNSLEHDPEGDPEEDPVVVREMFERRMAKLKLIEREIPPDEKIIYYGPRDAKRIIVGWGSTKPAILTALNELRDVGFLYIKMLYPFPADLVKKHLESKETMFVENNYLGQLAMITRMFAGIEPTSIAVKYNGRPITTDDVLDAYRKFEAGEKVIKIDTDL encoded by the coding sequence ATGAACATTAGTTTCTTAATAGGAGGTCCCCAAGGCAGAGGTGTAGAGACTGCTTCGTTTATGTTTATCTACGGCGTCGGGAGCGCCGGCTATTATGTATACGCAAGGAGGGAGTTCTGGAGCAATATAGCCGGGGGGCGGCACAGCTATGTGGTAGGCACTATTTCAGAAAGCTGGCCCGCCCCGGCGCCGGGAAATTCAGTAGAACTCGCTTTAATGTTCGACGGACACGCCGTTTTAGAACACGTCTTCCACTTGAAAAAAGGCAGTTACCTAATTTACAACTCGGAGGAGGACTCCAAGACGCCCGACAACTACACAATGATGTCTAAAGCGCTGGCTGAGAGGTTGAAAAAATTCGCAAAGGAGAACGGATTTGAGCCCACAGTCAAGGGGTATGTCGATTATTTGAGACAGAGAGGCGTTGAGGTGATAGGCCTGCCTTATAATAAACACATCACTGAAATTGGAAGAAAAATCGGAGTAACTTCGCCTGTAATGCTCGCAAGGTTTGTAAATACTTTTGTAGTCGCCCTCGGCGCGGCGCTTCTGGGGCTCAGCGAGGAGTATGTGGCAAGAGGTGTTGGCTTTGCCTTAGGAAAAAAGGCGGATGTAATTGAGCAGAATAAAAAAGTCGCCATAGAGGCCATGAAGCTGGTGGAGAAGAGAATCGCCACGTTGAAGCCCAGAGAGCCAGACGTGAAGAGAGTGTTTTGGAACGGCAACGAGGCTTCTGCATACGGCAAAATAGTGGGAGGCATAAGGTTCGTGTCCTACTACCCAATTACCCCGGCCACTGACGACGCAATGACATTTGAGCGGCTTATACCCTACCCCATATCTAAAAACGCGGGGGAGTTGGCAAAGTATGAAAAAATAGGCGCAGTTGCGTTTCAGGCGGAGGACGAGCTAGCAGCCGTGGCCATTGCCACTGGAGGCGCCATAGCTGGAGCCAGAGCCGCCACAACAACCTCAGGTCCTGGCTTCAGTCTCATGGCCGAGGCGCTGTCAATGGCGGGCATGATGGAAGTGGGGCTTGTGGTGACTCTGTGGATGCGATCGGGGCCGAGCACTGGCCAGGCCACGAGACAGGCGCAACAAGACCTCTTATTCTCGCTTTTCATAGGCCACGGCGAATACCCCAAAATTGTATACGCCAGCGGCGACTTAGAAGAGGTATTTTTAGACAATATCCGGGTGGCCAACTGGGCTGAGAAGTTCAGAGTCCCTGTCATACACCTACTGGACAAAAACCTCTCCAATACCTTCGCCGTAATGCCCCTGCCGGATCCCGCAAAGGTCAAGATAGAAACAGTCGAGCCAGTCATATACCCGCAGACGAGGGAGGCAGAGGCCTATCCCCTTAACAAGGTAATACCGCCGAGGTTATTGCCAGGGGTTTCCAACGCCATATTCCACCTCAACAGCCTAGAGCACGACCCAGAGGGCGATCCCGAGGAAGACCCCGTGGTAGTGAGAGAGATGTTTGAACGCAGAATGGCGAAACTTAAGTTAATAGAGAGGGAAATACCGCCAGATGAGAAGATTATATACTACGGGCCAAGGGATGCCAAACGAATAATTGTGGGCTGGGGATCGACAAAGCCGGCCATTCTCACGGCTCTCAACGAGTTAAGAGACGTCGGCTTTCTCTATATAAAAATGCTCTACCCATTCCCCGCTGATTTGGTAAAGAAACACTTAGAGAGCAAGGAGACTATGTTCGTCGAGAATAACTACTTAGGACAGCTGGCGATGATAACTCGTATGTTCGCAGGGATAGAGCCGACTTCGATTGCGGTTAAGTATAACGGCCGGCCGATCACAACAGATGACGTACTCGACGCCTACAGGAAATTTGAGGCTGGAGAAAAAGTTATTAAAATAGATACGGACTTATGA
- a CDS encoding GNAT family N-acetyltransferase, whose translation MTFLIYYENKDVGLLDITPCGEGVEVAIVIADAYQGKGLGKAVALDFAPRLWKMGFKYAFAYIMPENYKALSIAKKLGAEVRCRDICIAIYRLGKEGEICQRA comes from the coding sequence ATGACTTTTTTAATTTATTATGAAAATAAAGATGTAGGGCTATTAGACATTACCCCTTGTGGCGAAGGGGTCGAGGTGGCGATTGTTATAGCAGATGCCTATCAAGGAAAGGGGCTAGGCAAGGCCGTGGCTTTGGACTTCGCCCCGAGGCTCTGGAAAATGGGATTTAAATACGCCTTTGCTTACATAATGCCCGAAAATTACAAGGCGTTGTCTATTGCCAAAAAGCTAGGCGCCGAGGTGAGGTGTAGAGATATATGTATAGCGATTTATAGACTAGGCAAAGAGGGGGAGATATGTCAGAGGGCGTAA
- a CDS encoding SufB/SufD family protein: MDIKTARSRGVELATKLPWQEIADSPTIRYYTDWSKFEGFKGLEKPQRVPTSASKCEVVVLNGALANHGVCEGVEIGVGGEVFRHLQINSKILALHASVLHEAVYVRIRGRVEPLIIKLAAFERGFHIASHVVLDVEESAEGSVIIYVESGEGVMHTAVVEGEVKGSVEYVLISRGSGPQYVHSSLAVAKSVAARPLALGGVMNAVREEYIIGERASAEVIGLELGLGESRIDHVVSVINDAPEGRGYARLYAVAADKSFVSQRAVGRITKRGVRSESSVEGVVYIAGEGAVANTQPVILVETGDVMGARHSAADAALDEDKEFFLRSRGVRREYLSQLLMLSLADQYLSSLTESSRGFVEAVLRSLAIF, encoded by the coding sequence ATGGATATAAAAACGGCGAGATCGCGAGGCGTCGAACTGGCTACAAAGCTTCCCTGGCAAGAAATAGCCGACTCGCCTACAATTCGGTATTACACAGACTGGTCAAAATTCGAGGGGTTTAAGGGATTGGAAAAGCCTCAGCGCGTGCCGACATCAGCCAGCAAGTGCGAAGTAGTGGTTCTTAACGGAGCGCTTGCTAATCACGGCGTTTGTGAAGGAGTTGAGATAGGGGTTGGGGGCGAGGTCTTTCGCCACCTCCAGATAAACAGCAAGATTTTGGCTCTTCACGCTTCTGTTTTACACGAGGCTGTGTACGTAAGAATAAGGGGACGCGTTGAGCCTCTGATTATAAAGCTTGCGGCCTTTGAGAGGGGTTTCCACATAGCTAGCCATGTAGTCCTAGACGTTGAGGAGTCGGCGGAGGGCTCTGTGATTATCTACGTTGAAAGCGGCGAGGGGGTAATGCACACAGCAGTTGTGGAGGGGGAGGTTAAGGGCTCCGTGGAGTACGTTTTAATATCCAGGGGATCGGGGCCGCAGTACGTCCACTCGTCGCTGGCAGTGGCCAAGTCCGTGGCCGCAAGGCCTCTGGCGCTAGGCGGGGTTATGAACGCCGTAAGGGAGGAGTACATAATTGGCGAGAGGGCATCCGCCGAGGTGATAGGGCTGGAGCTGGGGCTAGGGGAGAGCAGAATTGACCACGTAGTTTCTGTAATTAACGACGCGCCGGAGGGTCGGGGCTACGCGAGGCTTTATGCAGTGGCGGCTGACAAGTCCTTTGTATCTCAAAGGGCTGTGGGGAGGATAACTAAAAGGGGCGTTAGGAGTGAGAGCTCGGTAGAGGGCGTTGTGTATATAGCTGGGGAGGGCGCGGTCGCCAATACGCAGCCGGTAATATTAGTGGAGACAGGCGACGTGATGGGCGCGAGGCACTCCGCAGCTGATGCCGCCTTAGACGAGGATAAGGAGTTTTTCCTAAGGTCCAGGGGCGTTAGGAGGGAGTATCTGTCGCAGTTGTTAATGTTAAGCCTGGCCGACCAATACCTCTCTTCTCTTACTGAAAGCTCCAGGGGCTTTGTAGAGGCGGTGTTGAGATCCTTGGCGATTTTCTAG
- a CDS encoding MarC family protein: MAISLMTLISGSYVGRIEVTEEQAIVPLATPLIVGPGTITALIVMSSVHGPLTALATALAASTAVAVTLLLGIRVVKYIGATPLRLLGRFMSLIIASVATEMILTGVRNQVVKWTS; this comes from the coding sequence ATGGCCATTTCCCTAATGACGTTAATCTCCGGCTCGTATGTAGGGAGGATAGAAGTCACGGAAGAACAGGCAATTGTCCCCTTAGCCACGCCTCTAATTGTAGGGCCTGGCACTATCACCGCGCTAATTGTCATGTCCTCTGTGCACGGCCCTTTGACGGCTTTAGCCACGGCGCTTGCGGCGTCTACGGCAGTGGCCGTCACGCTTTTATTGGGCATTAGAGTAGTGAAATACATCGGCGCCACTCCGCTGAGGCTACTCGGAAGGTTTATGTCTCTGATAATAGCCTCCGTGGCTACCGAGATGATTCTCACGGGGGTAAGAAACCAGGTTGTGAAATGGACATCCTAG
- a CDS encoding 2-oxoacid:ferredoxin oxidoreductase subunit beta: protein MNMQTTIKRSAADYRWVKAPEWCPGCGHFGVLQAIYNAFAELNLDPAKVVLVSGIGCSSRLPHFVRTTSVHAIHGRAIPYALGIKLANPSLEVLVVGGDGDLMAIGGNHLLHLGRRNVDMAVILMDNSVYGLTRGQAGPTLPAGIKVKAIPKANPQGEINPLLLALTAGFTFIARGYSYDIKYATRLIVEAIRHKGAAFVQIYSPCVTYNNVMTREWYEKKIYKIEEADPTWDPVVHDEKETEIKIRKALDKIVERDRLPLGIFYKNELVPTFEERYESIYDPNYRTLPPALQPVEVDGKTVVDFEKLLADRLL, encoded by the coding sequence ATGAACATGCAAACAACTATTAAAAGATCAGCAGCCGATTACAGATGGGTTAAAGCCCCCGAGTGGTGCCCTGGTTGTGGCCATTTCGGCGTTTTACAAGCCATATACAACGCCTTCGCTGAGCTAAACCTCGACCCGGCTAAGGTGGTTTTAGTGTCAGGGATTGGGTGCTCTTCGCGCCTGCCGCACTTTGTCCGGACTACTAGCGTCCACGCAATACACGGCAGGGCTATACCATATGCCTTGGGGATAAAGCTGGCAAATCCGTCTCTAGAAGTATTAGTAGTAGGCGGCGACGGTGACTTAATGGCAATTGGCGGCAACCACCTCCTCCACCTAGGCCGGAGGAATGTTGATATGGCCGTCATACTAATGGACAACTCAGTTTACGGGTTGACTAGAGGCCAGGCGGGCCCCACTCTCCCGGCAGGCATTAAAGTCAAAGCGATACCTAAGGCAAATCCGCAAGGCGAGATCAACCCGCTACTCCTCGCCCTCACGGCTGGATTTACCTTTATCGCAAGGGGCTACTCATACGACATTAAATACGCCACGCGTCTTATAGTCGAGGCTATTAGACACAAAGGCGCGGCCTTTGTGCAAATATACAGCCCATGCGTGACTTATAACAACGTAATGACGCGGGAGTGGTATGAAAAGAAAATATACAAGATTGAAGAGGCCGACCCCACTTGGGATCCCGTAGTGCACGACGAAAAGGAGACAGAGATAAAGATACGTAAGGCGTTGGACAAAATAGTAGAGCGGGACAGACTGCCCCTAGGCATATTCTATAAAAATGAACTCGTGCCCACATTTGAAGAGCGGTACGAGAGCATATACGATCCCAATTACAGAACTCTGCCGCCGGCGCTACAGCCTGTAGAAGTCGATGGGAAGACGGTAGTTGACTTTGAAAAACTTCTCGCAGACAGGCTACTATAG
- a CDS encoding MarC family protein, which yields MTPLEFLGLVGQLYAIMNPIGKLAIVGPLAVEKPTYVRKITVVVIIAVYILSLIFALSGGLILAAFGVSLDSFRIAGERS from the coding sequence GTGACGCCTCTCGAATTCCTCGGCCTCGTGGGTCAATTATACGCCATTATGAACCCAATTGGAAAGCTAGCTATAGTGGGACCGCTGGCAGTGGAGAAGCCGACGTATGTGAGGAAAATAACGGTGGTCGTAATTATTGCTGTGTATATCCTCTCCTTAATCTTCGCCCTCAGCGGAGGGCTTATCTTGGCAGCATTTGGAGTGAGTTTAGACAGTTTCAGAATAGCTGGGGAACGGTCTTAA